From Podospora bellae-mahoneyi strain CBS 112042 chromosome 5, whole genome shotgun sequence:
GAGAGTAGCGAGGGCATTCAAACCCTTGAGGGCAAGACCGGAGTCAATGGCAGCTTGGGCATAGTTGGGAATGTTGAGAGGAGTTGCTGTGGCAAGGCCGGCGGCGAAAAgaagggtggagaggagcTGCATGTTGCAAGATGCTTGAGGGATGAGAAAGAAGGGATGGCCAGTGCAGAGAAAACATAAAcagctggagaagatggtCTTGAAACACTATTTTGCTTTCGTCATCCGAAAGGCAAAAGTGGTGAGATTCAGGGGTTATTTTGACAGGTGGGCCGATCCTTGCCCAATTCTCACCAGGTATCCCAGATATCACATCTTCTTGCCGGCCGCGGCAACTTTCTTTTACATGTTCTATCTTGTCTATTGGCAAATAACGTGGCAGTATGCCAGTTGTGGTGTCTTGCTTACTTCCAAGAGATGCAAAGAAGGTAACATTACCTATTTGTTGGCCGTTAGTGGACAGCCCTGCATAGTATTTCCTGCAAGGCCCGACAAGCGAGTCCACAGAGAAGACCTAACCATAGTTGCATCCCAGATGGTAGCGGGCGCCCCGCAAGCATAGGCTGGAGTAGAATAAGATGCATTGCTGGTAGTGTGTGCAACCGAAATAGACTGTGCTTTGTCTTTGACGGCATGTTAGGTAACACACGTACTCTGCTTCGGTTTAGATGCCCGATAGGTCGCAGAATGTGTCCCATGTCCACCAACCGACCTTGGCCCTCTTTTTTGTGAAAAAATTTTCACGTTCGGTTCTGGTGGTCAGACAAAACACATGGTACGCACGGCTCGTTGGGCCTCAAAGCAGCACTATTATTTCCTGGGCGTTCTTGTGTAATGAAGAcgatgtggttgttgatgaggtttATCTTTCCTCCCAAAGCTTCAACCATGGCCTTTGTATTACTTGAGCGTGGCGGCTGACGTGCAATCAACGAAAAGGACCATGATGATCACAGACATGACCAGGTTTTGGAATCATCGACAGGGACTTGAGAAACCTCAAAACGTCTTCTTTTTCAGATGTTAACATGAGGCAACAGCAGATAGACTAAGGTATAGAATAGAACATCAGTCAACTCGTGTCAAGTCAGGGAAGCGAATAGGCAGCTAGGTAGCTTGACACTGCAAATGAAGAAAAGCACCATGACCAAGGACATGCTGCAGTTGAAACGATTGTGAAGATATCAGTACAAAGTGgtgtaggtacctaggtaggtaaagACTGTGAGAGAATAAAACCGAAAATAGTCAAAAGAGAGATCATCAGACCCGTCCAGTTCAAAATACTTGTTGCCAATTAGTTCGCCTGCAATGTGGATTGTGGCCCGTATGAGGCTGATCATAACTTCTAGCCTGTTGTGTCGACACATGATCATGACCATTGTTTTTCACTACTAACCAGTTATGGTAACAGAAAGACCACCACACTGAATGCTGGTCCAGAGCCTGAATACAAAAATTGTTAGCAGTTGTTCACCTTATCGGCTCATCAAATATATGGAAACATACCACCAGTTTACACTCCCTGTGAAAATATTAGCATGGCAATACAACTTACCAAGAGCTAGTTTCAATGAAGACTCACAGGATTCGCACTCCTCGGCGCTAGCAACAGCGCAACCACACTGTCCCGTGTCGCCATGGACACACATACGTCCGATTGCTGCCTGAtggcatccaccaccacggctgCAAAGATCAGCAAGTCTGCCGCTGGGCTTCATGGGATCATCCCAACGGCCAGCATCATTGTCGTGGACGCAACCGCAGGCCAAGAGAGCAGCTTcggcagcggcggtggtATTGAAACTCGATGTCCTTGGCTTCAAGCTTAACCTCGGTGGCGGGCATGGCCATCGCAGCCTGTGCAAAGGCAGCAAAAGACAGCCAGGTAGTCTTCATGTTGATAGTTCAGGGGTTGAAATCTTGAGTGTCTAACTGTTGCAATGTTGGGTTTTGGGCCTGCTGGTTGACCTTGAGTTGACGAATCCACTTTCTGAGGAATGATTAGCGCCACTCATAGAAAAGCCTTGGGCACCTGTTCTTGTTTTCGTCCGTTATCTAGGAATTGTTCTCATCAAGTTGTTGGCATTTTCGTCCAGGCTTCATGATCCTACTCAATCTTGATCCAGCCCACCCATCAAGTCGTTTGACTGATTGCTTGATAACGTCAAGCCTTTGTTGCACAGAGCGAGGTGCTGTTGGAGAAACGTTTGCTGCAATTAGAAGGTGATAGACATTTCATGTCCTTTGTGGAACCATGTCCTTGATTCATGCTAAAGACGGTGCTGTGCCGTTGGCAATTAATAGTTACTAGCTTGTTCCAAGAGAGGATCAACCAAGGTACATGGAAACAAAAAAGAGTAGCAGGCTTTGGCCGACTCCGACTACAACGCCTTTTCCTACGTGATCGCACTCAGTGAAAGGATAGATAAAGGACCAAGCGTGGAAGGCAGAATAATTCGGAATGTTTATTtcaggaaggggaagagagtgATGATCCATAGACACCTTACCTGCCATATGTAAAAGCAGCACAGAAGAAGCGAGGCTGAGGGTGACTAAAGCTTGTATATCAGTTGACCCGATACTAACAATCTTCATCCTTGCCCGGAATCTTCCATCTATCACGTCTTTTTCAGCACTTTGAGCAGAACCGGGAGCTGGGAACCAAACATGCGCAGGGTCACCCCTGTTTCGGGAACAGTTTTgtctccacccccttcttccccggtCCAACGGGTGTGGGGACAATGCGACATCAAGGCGGAATGGCAGCAACGCCCCCCTTCAACATCTTTCGAGATTGCATCCACAACGACTTGGCTAAATCTATCCATACTAAGAGGCACTGACAGCAGTTTCAGCACGGTTTGCAAAACTCGGGAACCGCAAAAGAATATCGGAGCCTCAGTTCAACATACCTAGGTATTCAGTCTATCAACTGCTTCTGCcagattgttgttgttttttggCTGTCCGTGCGGAGTGCAAGATCTCCCACAAGACATGACATTCCAGGGGCTCCACGCGCCACATTAGACGACGGGGTTCGGTGGGCCTGCGGTTCTCGTGTACTTCATCACTTGTTGGACAGATATGTTCCCCATTCAGATCGCCGTGCAGAACGATCTCCTTCTCTCAAACATTTCTTGTTTGGCTGCACATGTCAGATCCTTGCCTTGGCCGATGCTCCAGCATCTTTTTCGTTATCCGAGACGTGGAGCTTGGGTGCAGAACATGCCTGGAGCCTTTTGACAATGGGTAATTCAGATGAATGAACAAGAGTTGGAATAGTTTAAAGCTCTCGGAAGGTCTACCCGAGCCGTGTTTTCTTGTCCCGGTGTGCTTTTCTCTCTGCAATCAatctccaagctcaacccGACTcgatcttcctcttccagcaaATTGTTCCTTGTCTTTGATCTTGAATAATCCCTCCCGTCAGGCTCCATTTGATCTGATCTGTCTCCACCATACCAGCCACAATGAACCAGCTCCGTCTTGAACCCAAAATTGACTACGGGCCCCAGCTCAACGTCACCGTCTGGCTCCTTATATCAGTCTcggccatcttcctcttcacgCGTCTCTACCTAAAGAACTGCCACAACCGTGGCCTGTGGTGGGATGATTATTTCCTGCTAGGCTCCTGGGTCCTCCTTGCTGCCCAGGCCGGTCTTATTTCTGACGTTGTCGGCTTGGGATACGGACGCCAAGTCATCCCAATGGAAAAGTTTGCTTTCTTTCCGATCAGAGTGAATGCTCTCTCAACATTGTTGATCATCGCCAACTTATGGGGTAAAACGAGCTTTGCGTTGACACTGCTTAGAATCCCCGAGCGCTGGGTGAGGGTTGGTGTGTGGATCATTCTGATCTCGTTGACGGGGACGCTGGTGCTAAGTGCAGTCATGGTGTGGATAAGCTGTCTTGATATCAacttgagggggaggtgtgtTCCGGTAGAGGTGTCGTTGCGATACAACATTTTTTCGTGCGGTAAGTgaacccccctcaaacaaAGCAGCAGGCAATACTGACCGAGTTGTTCTCATAGTCTTTTCAGCAACGATTGACGTTGTACTGGCGTTCTTACCATGGAAATTCTTGTGGTGCCTGGAAATGAGTATCAAAGAAAAAGTTGGCGTTATGATTGCAATGAGCATGGGAGTTTTGTGAGCACCCCTCTGCCTACAGAGAAAAGGCATGACTGACAATCACCGCAGCGCAGGCGCAGCAGCTGGTATCAAGTCTGCCACTCTCCCTGCCGTTCATAATGGGATCGATCCAAGTAACTACCCACACCTGCTGTTCAAAGCACCCATAATTGACTGATAGCCTTAGCTGCCAGTGTGCCATTGTTGATCTGGGGAAACGCCGAAGCAGCTATCTGCATCATGGCTGCAtccattcccatcctccgAGCACTCGCCAGAGGCACCTGCCGCGGCCAGGTACCCCACGGATATGAGACATACGAATATAGGTCAGCTGGCATGTCAGAGCCCAGGCTTACGCAGTCAACATTCAGTAGAACTGCAGTCATGTCTCTGGCATTGCCAATCCAGTCGCCACCCGCGTTGTATTCTCAAAAGGCGCCCCATGTTAAAGAAGCCGATAATTTGGACGACACCCTGATAAGCGGAAGTCCCGTGCAGTCATTAACACGCAAACACAAGCCCGAAGAGGACGATGCTGACAGCTTCGAAATGACCAACTACGGGCAAAGCCGCCCACAAAGTCCACAGAGCATACATACTACCGATAGGCCGCAGAGCCCGTTGGACTTTGTTGGGCGGAACCCAGTCCCGCGATGAGCGGGCACGATGACAAACCGTGCGTAAAAAGGACGAAGAAACTCGGCGCATGCTGCTACATGAGCCCAGCTGCGACTTGAGAAAAGGCTCCGACACGTCACGAATCGGCAGGTGAGAAGGGCAGATTCTTATGGCCAAATGGATGCTGATGAAAAGCCAGAATAGATGGACGTTTGATGATCGGTATGCGATTCTGAGGCAGATGGCCAGGTGGCGCCAACGCTCCCTTGAAAATTGGGCCCAAGAGTTTAGAATGTATGTTGAGCAGCTGGACACAGTGTCGATCCAGGTACCAGGAGAGGTGCTGAGATGACGGTCAAGATTGCATTTGCAGGCGGTAGATCTCTGACATGAGAATATCGAGTATATTAATCATCGAAATGGCTATCCACATGGTGCGCAATGGCTGTTGCATCTCCAGTGAAGTCGTTGCAAACAGGACAAGTGGATGTCTGCTGTCCCGCCACAGAGAATTCGTCGAGTGACTGGGCAATGTCCGCAGTTGCTGTCGCTGAcccgcttctttttcctccgCGCTTTGGTTTGGCGGGCTTGATGTAAGCATCCAGTCCAACCTGTTCCGAGGGTCTTTCCTCTTCCCGCCAATCTGTCGGCCCAGCATGAtatcttcccctccccctacgtccacctctctctctgatGTCAAACTCGGTTGTTGGAGCTCCCTGGTCTGGTAGCGCgtcatcgccgccagcaccagcggttgatgatgtgggtGAAGATGCCATGCTCTGTACTCTCCCGACGCGGCCGTCAACAAGCCTGACCTTGATGCCGCGATGATGTTCCCCTTTGGTCAGCACATCCTTGACAAGTCCAGAGACGGTGCGACCTGTGGGCTGGTCAACTTTGAGCACGATATTGACCGGCGCGCCCGGGATGACCTCCCTGGTTGAGGGGACTCGTCGTTGGGAATGCTGATGGCGATGCATGGGCAAGGAGAGGATGTGGAAAAATTGGcaagggttggttggttgtcgGGATGATCAAACcagtggtggggagggtgatgggaagAACTTGGCGTGGCAGTTGATGTGGGTCTCACAATATATGCATTTATGAAAAGTTGGGCACCGTTAGATCAATATTTGCCATTCACTTGACTCCACCCCCGTCAATTCACTCGGTTGCTCTCAAACAGAACTCACAACCTCTTTCTCACCCATCTTTTTCTCATCCCCGAGCTCGGAATCGCCCTTGTCAAGACCCTCCGCGGCTGAGATGATGTCCGAATCTTCATAAATCGTTGCGGCAATATGTGTCTCTGGAGCGGGAAAAAAATAACTCAGGCCAATATATACCAAAAACGCACTTGTGTATCCCCAGAAATAAAACATGAAATAAAGCTTATCGGCGTCCCCAATCGTGCCTTTGATCGACGGGTCAACAGAGGCAGCCCTGGTTGTGATTTGGTTAGTCACATCGCAGTTCTTTATTGAGCAGATACACTTACATCCCAGGGATGCTGGGCACGACACTGATCAAAAATGCCACCGCTGCCCTCCAGTTCGTACCCCATTTGTTGAACCGGTACCTTCCATGTGCTCGGTATAGGCCCGGAATGTCATACATTTGCTTCTGTACAACCCAATAGTCTGCGCTGAGCATTGCTGCAATCGGTGCCAGGAAAATTCCCAATCCCGCCATGAATGCAAGGAGAGACTGAGCAGAGTGGATAATTTTCCAAGGCTGCATGACCCAGCCCGCAATTACTGTCGTGATGATAACTCCACGTCTGATGTTGAGGTACTTGGGCCAAAGACACATGATGTCGTTGGCACAGCTGATGACATTGGCAGAAAGATTGGTACCAATCTGGGCTACTACCCAGCAGAGCCCTACAAAGAAGGCGCCAGCCCGACCAGAGGGGCCGTCCCAGTGAGAAGCAATTTCGAGAGGATCCCAGATATACTAGAACACGTCAGCCGAGAACCGAATTGTGAAGAAGGTGCGTGTACCTTTCCATAAACAACCTTAGAAGCAGAGCAGCAGATGATGCCGAAGAGTCCCAGCATGAGCTGGATGCCTGGCAAAAAGGCAACTTGCCAGTAGACACCCTTGTCTGTTTTGAGATACCGTGTGAAGTCGGGTATGTTGGTCGCCATTGTTGCCCAGccgccggtgatggaggacAGAGAAGACAAGATGAGCCATGATCTATCCGTGCCATGAACACCATACGGAAGGTTCCAGATATCCCCTgcaccaccagccttggACGTCATTGTGATGACCACGGCAACCGAGGTAGTGATGACAAGCACTAGAGATCATTAGCAGAGATTCCTATCAAGAGTCGTTTACTTACCACACTTGGCTACAAAGAACCACTTGAGCTTGTGCGGCGGGATGAGCAGGATAGGAAACTGCACTAGCCAGAAGATCAAGTGCGATATCATTCCCTGCGTGGTGATTCCAACACTATCTGGAATGTTGTTGGGAATGTCGAGATAGGATGGCCAAATGGATCGGATGATCTGTGTCATGGCAGTCGATCCGGTGTAAGTCTGAATAGCATGCCAGAACAAGGCCGTGATAGCCCTTGTCACCACTGCAAATCGGGAGAAGTACCAGCCAAACGAGGCTCTCATCGCGACGGGAAAGGGGATATGAAGCCGAGCACCGACCATGCCATTCAACACCAGGGGAACAGTACAGACGAGACTGCCAAAGATGATGCAAACAATGGCCTCACGCCAGGTGAGCCCGAGAGCGATGATGGAAGCGGGTGCCATCCAGCTTTGGGCGTTGAGTGCATCACTGAACCAGTATCCAAACATGGTCCATGCCGACCAGGTCCGACGATTGAGGGGGGTGACATCGCAGTCAACGTTGGTCCAGGCTCCAGGGTCGGCAAAGGAAGTGGTCTGACGAGGTAGAACCCAACCTTGCCTCGTGGTTTTGGACTTAATTCTTTCGTGGAGCGTCATGGTGGGGTGTGACCAAGACTGCAGTGTTGCTCTGCTTGGGAATTGTAGAGGTGAGACATGATGCCAATTTATGTCCGAGCCATCGACGATACCGTCGAAGCCCACGGTTGAGCCCGCCATCCGGCATGGTGAAACTGTCttgctggtgaggatgatAGCAACCCCGCAAGGGCGCCGGCGGCCAAAAGATTGCAGAGATGGCCGCCGGATCAAGATAACATAAGCGATGCCTGTGTTCATCTTTGCCATTGTCGTAATGACAGTGATTGGACAGACGCTGTGGGGTGCGGGGAAACTCTTATCATCGGAGATGTGTTTATAAGGTGCGGCTGACCGAccacgaggaagaagtgtGTTGTGTTGACCGGCGGCCCCACAGACCGCACCGCCGGTCATTCAAATCTATTGCTCCTGCGAGATAAGTCGGACATAACGGTTAGTTCTTGCAAGATAAGATGTTTGGCAAAGACTGCGCCCTCGAAGTTGAGCCAGCCATTTCTGGTCGACTTGCACCACCATGGCACCAGCACTCAAGACCACTCTGGCTCTGCAAGATGCCAAACCCTATGCCTTCGAGTGTCCTACAGCAACGACTGCCTTAATCATCATCGATATCCAACGGGACTTTGTTGACCCCGGTGGTTTCGGCTCCATACAATGTGGCAACGACACCGTCTTTTCCAGAGCACGCGCAATTGTCCCTGTTGTCAAGAAACTGCTTGACGCCTTTCGATCGTTTGGAGGGCATGTAATTCACACGCGTGAAGGACATGAACCGGGTCTTGCTGATCTTCCTGCCGCCAAACGGCTCCGTCAAATTTCCAACCCGGTCGGTCACCATAGTCTGGGAATTGGTGATCAGGGACCCATGGGCAAGCTCCTCATCCGAGGAGAATATGGCCACGATATCGTGGATGAACTCACCCCCTGGCCGGATGAGACAGTCATTGACAAGCCAGGAAAAGGAAGCTTTTGGGGCACGAATATTCACAGGATCCTGCTTGCACGTGGAATAACCCATCTAATATTTGCGGGAGTAACAACAGAGTACTTGACCCATTCCCATAGTGCTGTTGAGCAACCGTCGCTGACCTTTGCCACAACAGGTGCTGTGTCAGTACAACACTGCGCGAATGTGCTGACCGAGGCTATCAATGCATTGTGTTGGAGGACTGCACGCAGGGGTTCGATGCTCAGCAGATGACCACATCACTGGACATTATTTCGGGGCAAGATGGATTGTTTGGGTTCGTCGGCAACAGCCCAGACTTTTTCCAAGCAATCGACCGAGCATCAGCCAAAGCCTTGACCCAAGGGCTGGCACTGACGCCGCCTGCAACACCCATGGGAAACAAGGACTCTGAACCTCGCTTCGGTTTCCTTCCAGACGAAAGCGTTCCATCAGTCGACCAGTTGTTGACTGATTACCGACAAAGTATCCGGTGCCCCGTCGAAGTCATCAAGTCTCTGTACAAACGAATCAACCAGTACAAAGACGTGGATCCAGCGGTTTGGATTCACCTTGAGCCCGAAGCGAACGTGCTGCATGCAGCAACCAAGCTAGTCAACAAGTACAAGGGAAAGCCGTTACCATCATTATATGGTATTCCCTTTTCGGTCAAAGACACCATCGATGTCGCGGGAGTGCCAACAACAGCGGCCTGTCCGAGTTATGCATACACTCCTCAAGTGAGCGCTACAGCAGTCCGACGTGTGCTCGATGCCGGCGCGTTGTTCATCGGCAAAGTGAACCTTGACCAGCTAGCCACTGGCCTGTCTGGCTGCCGCTCCCCATATGGAACCCCCCACAGTGTCTTTAGCGACAAGCACATATCCGGTGGCTCTTCCTCTGGATCATGTGTTTCGGTCGGGGAGAGACTCGTGTCGTTCGGTCTCGCAACAGACACCGCTGGTAGTGGTCGAGTCCCAGCTGCATTTAATGGGATCGTTGGCTTCAAGCCCACCAAAGGGACTGTTTCCGCTCGCGGTCTTGTCCCGGCCTGCCGCACGCTCGACACAATTACCGTCGTTGCTCCCTCTATTACCGAGGCTCGCAAAATCTGGCAAGTCATTGCACATCATGACCCGGAGGATCCATACTCCAAACTTCCCCATACGCTTCCTACATGGCACATTGACTACCGAGGCCCGCGTGTTGGTGGGTTCACCTTTGCCGTTCCGCCACCAACAATCCTAAAAGTCTGCAAAAAAGAATACCGGGAGCTGTTCTCCTCTGCCGTCTCAGCACTACAATCATGCGGAGGTACGCTCAAGGAAGTAGACTacacccccttttctgctgctggagaCCTCCTCTACGATGGAAGTCTCCTACACGAGCGCATTCATTGCATTGGCCACCGGTTCCTACAGTCCAACTTACCCGACATGCATCCTGTGATCAGAGAGCTGTTTGACAAAGCCATGTCAAACCCCCCGTCGGTATACGATGCGTTCCGCGACCAGGCTCTTCAGGCGCGGCTGACAAGGGAGGTGCAAGGTGTCTTTGATGTGCTAAAAGGTGGGGTAGATGTGCTCGTGGTGCCGACTACCACGCAgcaccccaccatcaaggagatggaggctgaTCCGTTGAAATTGAATAGTGAGCTGGGGACTTTTACGCATTGTGCAAATGTGGTGGATTTGTGTGGTGTCTCGGTACCAGCAGGGACTTGGTTGTGGGGAAAAGAAGGTGATGAGCGGAAGATGCCTTTTGGCATCACAATTTTGAGCGGGAGCGGGTATGATGCAAAGGTTTTGGATATTGCCGGGgtctttgaggaggagatgatgcaGCGCGAGACTTTCAGACTATGAGAAATGACGGGCTTGGCGAGACACATGTCATAGCAACGATCTTTCCCTTGTCAGAGTTGAGATGATTTATTTAGTAATTCCAGTTCCGCCTTGAGCATCATGATACCTAAAATCTCGGGAACCTGGGAGGACTTCCCCTCTTGCCAaaagccaacaccaaccacccagcAATGAGACAGACTCCACCGATTGGCGTGACCGGGCCCAGAAACTTGAACTTTTCAGGGTTCAACGTCAAAGCGTAGATGGATCCACTGAACATTGTCATGCCGGCAGTGAAGAGTGAGGCGGCGACTGGATTGCCGGAAGCCATGAGCAGCGCGACAGAGTGGATCAACTTTGGAAGCGCGAGAATTAGCATATGCCGAGAGAAATATCGGAGAGATATATTACCTGGTACTGGGCAGCAGTTCCCCAGCTCGCTAGTTTCGCGGGGTCTGCAATCCGCTTCTTGAGACCGTGAGCTCCAAAGGCCCCGAAGCCGACAGCGGTCGCACCAGAAATGGCAGCAACTTTCCAGAAAATCGCACTGCTTGCCATTGTTTGGGTTTGCAAAGAGGATGAAGgtcgagggagaagaggagaggactCGTCTTCTGCAGGCATTCTGTAATTTGTGTTGATGTCGAATTAAGCTTGTGGGGGCAGgcggaaggtggtggagacttTTGCTGACTAACTCTGCCAAGCACGTTTGACATCGGCAAAGGTTGCGATGTGATGTCCAGCACAACTTGAAGCAATTGGTAGTCCTGACGCCATACCCGTTTTATTTCGACTGATATTTCCATAGGTCTGTCAGTCAAAGTCAGAGAAAGTGTGGTCCTGTGGAACGCAACTGGTGACGCAACTACCTTGTAACCATTTCTTGCTTAAGCCTTCGCACTCGGACAAGGCAAGATGGATAGCCTTTGGCTTATACCTTCTAGCTAAATTATAAGCGTCCTATTGAACTTCGCCAAGCTTCGGTAAGGATACGAATCTCGCTTCTCAGCATGCACCGCTCTGTTGAACTTGGCCGCAGATCGACAAGGAAACCAATGCTACTTGGCACGacgttgttgttgcgggcGTCTCTGTGACGTGGAAGGAGGGTCATCGGCCGCAGATGTTTAGTCTTGGGGGTATTCAGGTATATTCAGCCAGTGTGTAACAATGATCCATTGATGCAACAGGTCAAGAAGTTTAGCAAGTCACGTCAATCAGGTCAATATGCATGGTAGGAAACCATTGATGTTTGTAATTGATGGCGGCCACTGGTCAACTCGTTGAAGCTCGAGTGCTTACTCGTCGGTCTGGCTCTCCAGACTTGAGATCCTGGCTGGCTATTTTGGCAGGCTGGGCGAGAGGAAGGTTCGTAGCATGGTGTCGAATGGGAGGTGTCGTGACAAGCATTTTGCCTCCTCGATGCCAGCCACCTCGCTGTCCTCTTTGTTCTAGACCTTTTCAGCCTTCTGGATCTCCGATTCCTTCTTGACTTCATCCATCAACTCCTGAACCATCTGCATCTGTttctccaccgcctcgtGCCTCTCATTCAAGTCGTTGATGATTTCCTTGAACCTGTTCTTGAGGTTGTCACACTCCTTCCTaaaccacctcatcaactcTTCAACCTTCTCGTTCTCGATCTAGCAATCTTTGACGGTCGaatggttgttgtttggggagCGGGAGGATTGTTCATCCCAGTGGCATGTTGGTGGTCGTTGACCTCGTTCGAGTTGGAAACCGCCATCTTTGTAAATTTAAAAACCAATGTTGGTCGAGATTCATAAGTTTGGACGACAAAGCGATTTACTTATCTTGTTGGGCGAGCAACCATGCGTAGAAATCTGTGGCTTTTGCGATGGTCTTGAAAAGACTGGAGAAAGTTGGGAGAGTTGGTAGGTAGTttgaggtgggaggtgggaggtgggaggtgggaggtgggaggtgggagggtcAAGCAAACAAGAAAAGCGGGCGAAAAAGATTAATCTTCTGTTTCCAAAGCGACACGGGTGGTCGCTGTCGGCCCACGCCCGTCAACACCTGTGACTGGCACCTGCCGTGTTTACCTCGGCGCTCAGGCAATAGCGCTCAAGAGGTTTGCTGCCATTGTCGCAGGCCGCCCTGCTCTCTCCGTCCTTGTCTCAAGCAACCTCTTCCAAGCACCTCAGTCTTTCCAAGGTTGCAGAACCTTTTCAATCTTCGTCAATCTTCGTCAAATTTTCGCCAAGCCAAGTTGTTTACCGATTTCCGTCGCAGGAGCAGTCCGGTGCCCTTTGGAAAGGCTTCCAGATTGGTATGTTTCATCTCTCCGCTTCGCCAAGTTTTGCGCTGATCCCGGTTTTCAAGCAACCATGCCCGACAAGAAAGCTACCGGAGCCAAGCCAGAGGATACTCCTGCCTTGGTCCTGGATTGCCAGAGGCGCATCACGTCCGCCTATGCATCTTTGGAGAACCAACAGGACGAGTTTATCGAAAACTTCCGTCGCAACCCCGAGACGCAGCTTTTCCCCGTCGATTCCAACCCCGCGGATGTGGGGTGTTAAATGAAGTGTTGTCGGGAGAATTCATCAAGACGTATAGCTTGCCCAACCATGTCGTCAGGGAGCTTAAGGATGCCAAGAGTGGTCTTGTCGAGGCCAAGGGCCGTGTCAAGTGTGCCAAGGATGTGTTGGACTACACCAACAAGATCAAACGCTACATCCTCACGGCAAAGATAAAGGGAGGGaagtgtcacagttaagccaacgGGCAGGTCAAACAGTGTGAGCGGCGCGGGGCGCGCTCAGCCAATCGTTAGATTAGATAAGGAGCAGCCAATCAGAGTGTAATCAGGGTGATCGGGGCATAATCACAATGATCACTAGTAGGGCTAATCAGGACGTAATCAGGGCGGCTTAACTATAAGTAATTGAGAACTCTAAGGTCTACGTATATAAAGGaattaaagaaatattaaataattcTATAACATATAATATAAGTTATATTGGTTAGTATTTTaactattataattaaataagttattattattgtTAAGATGGTGAATATGGTG
This genomic window contains:
- a CDS encoding hypothetical protein (EggNog:ENOG503P7QB; COG:S): MPAEDESSPLLPRPSSSLQTQTMASSAIFWKVAAISGATAVGFGAFGAHGLKKRIADPAKLASWGTAAQYQLIHSVALLMASGNPVAASLFTAGMTMFSGSIYALTLNPEKFKFLGPVTPIGGVCLIAGWLVLAFGKRGSPPRFPRF